The following are from one region of the Methanomassiliicoccales archaeon LGM-DZ1 genome:
- a CDS encoding ATP-dependent helicase: MPDTEKIDRRYTMDEVLGLMEPLTAAWFRKSFRSLTEPQSMAIPVIHERKSVLVSSPTGSGKTLTAFTSILNQLIKYYNEGKLEERIYCIYISPLKALANDVNRNLNEPLRQMRELAAEIGMPVPEISVAVRSGDTPQSERQRMVRHPPHILITTPESMALILASPKFKEALKKTEWVILDEIHDICDSKRGAFLSLTLEMLKNYCETDFTRIGLSATMAPIEEIAKYLVGFDGPGEARPVALIQSSSKKVLDLKVICPTDDMTALPTEVVSSMMYDKLKELIDEHDTTLVFTNTRSGAEAVVYKLKERGLESVEVHHSSLGKDIRLDVEERLKKGLIKCVVSSTSLELGIDIGSVDLVCQIGSPKSVAKGLQRIGRSGHSFGKVAMGRLIVFDPDDLSECAVMCRAAHRSDIDRVGIPENCLDVLSQAVVGMSIDRRWGVDEAYRVVQSSYCFHNLPYDKFIGVLRYLGSKEEHENVYSKIWYDEDEGVFGKKKGARMIYFMNLGTIPEESNYRVITSYGSVAGELSEKFVERLSPGDVFVLGGRSLEFVRSKGMTAYVKEANGRKPTVPSWAGEMLPRSFDLSMDVARFRKEMSQLIDENPPDILPRLSEEFDIDEGSARSLVSYFREQKAVAGFIPDIDCLAIEEYIDPSGNQRLIFHYPFGRRVNDALSRGYAYRITAATGSNVSVTITDDDFMIGTTHRIDVAQVPRMLGTRDLEPVLRKAIKDSEIFKLRFRHTAARSFMILRNYMGRPISVNRQQVRSTYLLDMLRDMDNEPVIEETYREILEDDMDIKNARVVLEMIESGKMGVRAVPFTGTPSPFAHSVILAGFSDIVLMEDRSALLKELHRKVLERALGDSVREFEFDADAVTQYFRAKVGRVSSEDDIPKLLMKTGPLQVLRDRGRSIYPYCDPDKKDVDAWVRDLIRKGALRTVFLDEAYAVPAEIAEEYAAATVRQRALSDADNQVLEHIGARTLLSEVKDALPDLTDDIIFRSVRKLESMYLVERTDVAENNRWYFGRREPPKNPRAEAVDSVLLRHLGAYGPTTVQEAAFALSIPDGEVQLSLDGLAAAGEVAKGRFLVSENDQYMLSSDRLRLRSGKDNVYDYETVENYRLTKGESFDSIEDFFRFYVTAGSELDVFSRVKGFSLDRWQEMRASGKILLGRFARGRVRFMLAEDAARYAYFAQDSTQPSDAEVLAAIAGAGPAGTTMREIAASTGREKEQVKESILRLDRSMKIIHAFSDREDWGTENHYAVYSPEIPAESPEDRIVEQAIRAFGPVPVTSVRYIVSVPDGDIDAAAERVGAVRILVGPGQAAMYIMKDELPKLNSPGAAPEETRVLSLFDPDLGSKWAEISARYGDRWIYPVMKGSRVIGAMEIWEMSGAIEVRSVDVDSPDLLADALGAMDRLMGYFKMKGTDIVRVREVLGSDAAELPPEIAEIMRSCGYVFVNGFWAKGRFSERVMTRSEALSLVFRRQRLAKDSRYPTLQDLLDARGYIRSDQELVPRVTARSSLKKYADRGAVVKGNLMPPFIGYARPELMKVFRAAKQAERTEEMKHVEKIVKERGPIDKKELRYRSRLSYDSTTEAVSDLMKASMVCQDSDGYYRWVPDTEDPEAAAEEIAMLHLRDFSIFSADMMARFLGLKMWRTRKVLGALEARGEVVKGFFIEGDPTLYWMPAEDADAPAEPFDGTFILNTQDNLSFYLREDIRKACGSSVSTVWKGTEIIGHFKGKITPDGAKVDDFEGTDEAKALIEKTLRSYGVSVEKKDDSGYDTDWDSSEFYNRVNPGI; this comes from the coding sequence GTGCCAGATACGGAGAAGATAGACAGGAGATACACGATGGACGAGGTCCTCGGCCTCATGGAGCCGCTCACGGCGGCCTGGTTCAGGAAGAGCTTCAGGTCCCTGACGGAACCGCAGAGCATGGCCATCCCCGTGATCCATGAACGCAAGAGCGTCCTCGTCTCCTCTCCCACCGGCTCCGGAAAGACCCTCACCGCCTTCACGAGCATCCTCAACCAGCTGATCAAATACTACAATGAGGGGAAGCTCGAGGAGAGGATCTACTGCATCTACATCTCGCCGCTCAAGGCCCTCGCCAACGATGTCAACAGGAACCTCAACGAGCCTCTGAGGCAGATGCGCGAGCTCGCGGCCGAGATCGGCATGCCGGTCCCCGAGATCTCCGTGGCCGTACGTTCGGGCGACACCCCGCAGAGCGAGAGGCAGAGGATGGTCCGCCATCCGCCGCACATCCTCATCACCACGCCGGAGTCCATGGCCCTCATCCTCGCCTCCCCCAAGTTCAAGGAGGCGCTGAAGAAGACCGAATGGGTCATCCTCGACGAGATCCACGACATCTGCGATTCGAAGAGGGGCGCGTTCCTGTCGCTGACCCTAGAGATGCTGAAGAACTACTGCGAGACCGACTTCACCCGCATCGGGCTCTCCGCCACCATGGCGCCCATCGAGGAGATAGCGAAGTACCTCGTCGGGTTCGACGGGCCCGGAGAGGCCCGGCCGGTCGCCCTCATCCAGTCCAGTTCGAAGAAGGTCCTGGACCTGAAGGTCATCTGCCCCACCGACGACATGACCGCCCTGCCCACCGAGGTCGTCAGCTCCATGATGTACGACAAGCTCAAGGAGCTCATCGACGAGCACGACACCACCCTGGTGTTCACCAACACCCGTTCTGGGGCCGAGGCCGTCGTCTACAAGCTCAAGGAGCGCGGCCTGGAGAGCGTGGAGGTCCACCACAGCTCCCTCGGCAAGGACATCCGCCTGGACGTCGAGGAGAGGCTGAAGAAGGGGCTGATCAAGTGCGTGGTCTCCTCCACGTCTCTGGAGCTGGGCATCGACATCGGTTCGGTGGACCTGGTGTGCCAGATCGGCTCTCCCAAGAGCGTCGCCAAGGGCCTGCAGAGGATCGGCAGGTCGGGGCACAGCTTCGGGAAGGTCGCTATGGGCAGGCTCATCGTGTTCGACCCGGACGACCTGTCCGAGTGCGCCGTCATGTGCCGCGCCGCCCACCGCAGCGACATCGACAGGGTCGGGATCCCGGAGAACTGCCTCGACGTGCTGTCCCAGGCGGTCGTGGGTATGTCCATCGACCGCAGGTGGGGTGTCGACGAGGCCTACCGCGTGGTGCAGTCGTCCTATTGCTTCCACAACCTGCCGTACGACAAGTTCATCGGCGTTCTGAGGTACCTCGGGAGCAAAGAGGAGCACGAGAACGTATACTCGAAGATCTGGTACGACGAGGACGAGGGCGTATTCGGGAAGAAGAAGGGCGCGAGGATGATCTACTTCATGAACCTCGGCACCATCCCGGAGGAATCCAATTACCGCGTCATAACGTCCTACGGATCCGTCGCCGGGGAGCTCTCGGAGAAGTTCGTCGAGAGGCTCTCCCCCGGGGACGTCTTCGTGCTCGGCGGGAGGTCCCTGGAGTTCGTGCGCTCCAAAGGCATGACCGCCTATGTCAAGGAGGCCAACGGCAGGAAGCCCACGGTGCCGTCGTGGGCGGGCGAGATGCTGCCCAGGTCCTTCGACCTCTCGATGGACGTGGCGAGGTTCAGGAAGGAGATGTCCCAGCTGATCGACGAGAACCCTCCGGACATCCTTCCGAGGCTGTCCGAGGAGTTCGACATCGACGAAGGCTCGGCCCGCTCGCTCGTGTCGTACTTCCGGGAGCAGAAGGCGGTCGCGGGGTTCATCCCCGACATAGACTGCCTTGCGATAGAGGAGTACATCGACCCCTCGGGGAACCAGAGGCTGATCTTCCACTATCCCTTCGGCAGGAGGGTCAACGACGCCCTCTCCCGCGGCTATGCGTACCGCATCACCGCCGCCACCGGGTCGAACGTGTCCGTCACCATCACCGACGATGACTTCATGATCGGGACGACCCACAGGATAGACGTGGCGCAGGTCCCGCGCATGCTGGGGACGAGGGACCTCGAGCCGGTGCTGAGGAAGGCCATCAAGGACTCGGAGATCTTCAAGCTGAGGTTCAGGCACACGGCCGCCCGCAGCTTCATGATCCTCAGGAACTACATGGGCAGGCCGATATCGGTCAACAGGCAGCAGGTCCGCTCCACCTACCTCCTGGACATGCTCCGCGACATGGACAACGAGCCGGTCATCGAGGAGACCTACAGGGAGATCCTGGAGGACGACATGGACATCAAGAACGCCAGGGTAGTCCTGGAGATGATCGAGAGCGGGAAGATGGGTGTCAGGGCCGTCCCGTTCACCGGCACCCCCTCGCCGTTCGCCCACAGCGTCATACTCGCAGGATTCTCGGACATCGTGCTGATGGAGGACAGGAGCGCCCTCCTCAAGGAGCTCCACCGGAAGGTCCTGGAGCGCGCCCTCGGGGACAGCGTCCGCGAGTTCGAGTTCGATGCCGACGCAGTGACCCAGTACTTCCGCGCCAAGGTCGGGCGCGTGTCCTCCGAGGACGACATACCCAAGCTGCTCATGAAGACCGGCCCGCTGCAGGTGCTCAGGGACAGGGGGAGGAGCATCTACCCCTACTGCGACCCCGACAAGAAGGACGTCGACGCCTGGGTCAGGGACCTGATCCGCAAGGGCGCCCTCCGCACCGTGTTCCTGGACGAGGCCTACGCCGTCCCGGCGGAGATCGCCGAGGAGTACGCGGCCGCCACCGTGAGGCAGAGGGCCCTCTCCGATGCGGACAACCAGGTGCTGGAGCACATCGGCGCCCGTACCCTGCTGAGCGAGGTCAAGGACGCCCTGCCGGACCTGACCGACGACATAATCTTCCGTTCGGTCAGGAAGCTCGAGTCCATGTACCTGGTCGAGCGCACCGACGTCGCGGAGAACAACCGCTGGTACTTCGGCCGGAGGGAGCCCCCGAAGAACCCCCGCGCCGAGGCGGTCGACAGCGTGCTGCTGAGGCATCTCGGCGCCTACGGGCCGACCACCGTCCAGGAGGCGGCCTTCGCCCTCAGCATCCCGGACGGGGAGGTGCAGCTGTCCCTCGACGGCCTCGCGGCCGCCGGAGAGGTGGCCAAGGGCAGGTTCCTGGTCTCGGAGAACGACCAGTACATGCTGTCGTCCGACAGGCTCCGCCTGAGGTCCGGCAAGGACAATGTGTACGATTACGAGACGGTGGAGAACTACCGCCTCACCAAGGGCGAGAGCTTCGATTCCATCGAGGACTTCTTCAGGTTCTATGTCACGGCCGGGTCCGAGCTCGACGTCTTCTCCAGGGTCAAAGGGTTCAGCCTCGACCGCTGGCAGGAGATGCGCGCGTCCGGGAAGATCCTCCTGGGGAGGTTCGCGAGGGGGCGCGTCAGGTTCATGCTCGCGGAGGACGCGGCGAGGTACGCCTACTTCGCCCAGGACTCCACCCAGCCGTCCGACGCCGAGGTCCTGGCGGCCATCGCCGGGGCCGGCCCCGCCGGGACGACCATGAGGGAGATCGCCGCCTCGACCGGCAGGGAGAAGGAGCAGGTCAAGGAGTCCATCCTGCGCCTCGACCGCTCCATGAAGATAATCCACGCGTTCAGCGACCGCGAGGACTGGGGGACGGAGAACCATTACGCCGTCTATTCCCCGGAGATACCGGCGGAGAGCCCGGAGGACCGCATCGTGGAGCAGGCCATCAGGGCGTTCGGCCCGGTGCCGGTGACCTCTGTTAGGTACATAGTCAGCGTCCCGGACGGCGACATCGATGCCGCCGCCGAGCGCGTGGGCGCGGTCAGGATCCTCGTCGGCCCCGGGCAGGCCGCGATGTACATCATGAAGGACGAGCTGCCGAAGCTCAACAGCCCCGGCGCGGCCCCCGAGGAGACCAGGGTCCTCTCCCTGTTCGACCCGGACCTGGGGTCCAAGTGGGCGGAGATCTCCGCGCGCTACGGTGACCGCTGGATCTATCCGGTGATGAAGGGGAGCAGGGTCATCGGCGCCATGGAGATCTGGGAGATGTCCGGCGCCATAGAGGTCCGCTCTGTCGATGTGGACTCGCCCGACCTGCTGGCGGACGCCCTCGGCGCCATGGACCGCCTGATGGGCTATTTCAAGATGAAGGGTACGGACATCGTCCGCGTCAGGGAGGTCCTGGGCAGCGATGCCGCCGAGCTCCCGCCCGAGATCGCGGAGATAATGAGGTCCTGCGGCTATGTGTTCGTCAACGGATTCTGGGCGAAGGGCAGGTTCTCCGAGAGGGTCATGACCCGCTCCGAGGCCCTGAGCCTCGTCTTCCGCCGCCAGAGGCTCGCCAAGGACAGCCGCTACCCCACCCTCCAGGACCTCCTGGACGCGAGGGGGTACATCCGCAGCGACCAGGAGCTGGTCCCGCGCGTTACCGCCCGTTCGTCGCTGAAGAAGTACGCCGACCGCGGCGCCGTCGTGAAGGGGAACCTCATGCCTCCGTTCATCGGATATGCCAGGCCCGAGCTCATGAAGGTCTTCCGCGCCGCCAAGCAGGCCGAGCGCACCGAGGAGATGAAGCACGTCGAGAAGATCGTGAAGGAGAGGGGGCCGATAGACAAGAAGGAGCTCAGGTACCGCTCCAGGCTCTCGTACGACAGCACGACTGAGGCCGTATCGGACCTCATGAAGGCGTCCATGGTGTGCCAGGACTCGGACGGATACTACAGGTGGGTCCCGGACACGGAGGACCCGGAGGCCGCCGCCGAGGAGATCGCGATGCTCCACCTCCGGGATTTCAGCATCTTCTCCGCCGACATGATGGCGAGGTTCCTCGGCCTGAAGATGTGGAGGACCAGGAAGGTCCTGGGGGCCCTGGAGGCCCGCGGGGAGGTGGTCAAGGGGTTCTTCATCGAGGGCGACCCGACGCTCTACTGGATGCCCGCCGAGGATGCGGACGCGCCGGCAGAGCCGTTCGACGGGACGTTCATCCTCAATACCCAGGACAACCTGAGCTTCTACCTCAGGGAGGACATCCGCAAGGCCTGCGGGTCCTCGGTGAGCACGGTGTGGAAGGGCACCGAGATCATCGGGCACTTCAAGGGCAAGATCACCCCGGACGGGGCCAAGGTGGACGATTTCGAGGGCACGGACGAGGCGAAGGCCCTGATCGAGAAGACGCTCCGCTCCTACGGGGTCTCTGTCGAGAAGAAGGACGACAGCGGGTACGACACTGACTGGGACTCCAGCGAGTTCTACAACCGCGTCAACCCGGGGATATGA
- a CDS encoding transcriptional regulator produces the protein MKTPCEIVVWYVLPTIRREIAKEMVGTYHMRQSDVGRVFGVTDAAISQYLKNKRGGSILIEQSEYYPSFIDEVKKSAKLIVEEKSDMSVEMCRICNYIKSIGLLAKIYTDITGAEAPSCAWGKTPDPNCITSIE, from the coding sequence ATGAAAACCCCCTGCGAGATCGTCGTCTGGTACGTGCTCCCCACCATCAGGAGGGAGATCGCCAAGGAGATGGTCGGGACCTACCATATGCGCCAGTCTGATGTCGGGCGCGTGTTCGGGGTGACCGATGCCGCCATATCCCAGTATCTGAAGAACAAGCGCGGCGGCAGCATCCTCATCGAGCAGAGCGAGTATTATCCAAGCTTCATCGATGAGGTCAAGAAGAGCGCCAAGCTCATCGTCGAGGAGAAGTCCGATATGTCCGTCGAGATGTGCAGGATCTGCAATTACATCAAGAGCATCGGCCTCCTCGCCAAGATCTACACCGACATAACCGGTGCCGAAGCTCCCTCCTGCGCATGGGGGAAGACGCCCGATCCGAACTGCATCACCAGCATAGAGTGA